The proteins below come from a single Ictidomys tridecemlineatus isolate mIctTri1 chromosome 8, mIctTri1.hap1, whole genome shotgun sequence genomic window:
- the Zscan23 gene encoding zinc finger and SCAN domain-containing protein 23 isoform X2: protein MATTLALQTELIQGGLLAVKVKEEEKDRACGRKSGLSRSNLHTREFFRRRFRQFCYQETTGPREALQRLQELCHQWLRPEMHSKEQILELLVLEQFLTILPDDLQAWVPSHAHKQEIFVTEKATQGAAQESSSGQFQILEKQLQCNLPEACRVQDIDGKAGNWNVELASAKEISKEMKSLIEVPGKLNSDVTKVSECRDTCDHEGKLEKQRVNSSIERPYICGECGKSFTQNSILIEHQRTHTGEKPYECDECGRAFSQRSGLFQHQRLHTGEKRYQCSVCGKAFSQNAGLFHHLRIHTGEKPYQCNQCSKNFSRRSVLTKHQRIHTGERPYECEECGKNFIYHCNLIQHRKVHPITELR, encoded by the exons atggccacaACCTTGGCTCTTCAGACTGAGTTGATCCAGGGAGGACTTCTGGCAGTGAAggtaaaggaagaagagaaggaccGTGCCTGTGGGCGAAAATCTGGCCTGTCAAGAAGTAACCTTCATACCAGAGAGTTCTTCCGTAGACGCTTCAGGCAGTTCTGTTATCAGGAGACCACTGGTCCCCGGGAAGCTCTTCAAAGACTCCAGGAGCTCTGCCATCAGTGGCTGCGGCCTGAGATGCACAGCAAGGAGCAGATCCTGGAGCTGCTGGTGCTGGAGCAGTTTCTAACAATCCTGCCTGATGACCTGCAGGCCTGG GTCCCAAGTCATGCTCATAAACAGGAAATATTTGTAACAGAGAAGGCAACTCAAGGAGCAGCCCAGGAGTCATCAAGTGGCCAATTCCAAATCTTGGAAAAGCAGCTGCAGTGTAACTTACCAGAGGCGTGCCGGGTTCAAGACATTG ATGGTAAGGCTGGTAACTGGAATGTGGAGTTAGCTTCCGCAaaagaaatttctaaagaaatgaAATCTCTCATAGAAGTACCTGGAAAACTGAACAGTGATGTTACTAAAGTGTCAGAATGTAGAGACACCTGTGACCACGAGGGCAAATTGGAAAAGCAACGGGTAAACTCTTCAATAGAGAGACCCTATATCTGTGGTGAATGTGGAAAAAGCTTTACCCAGAATTCTATCCTTATCGAGCACCAGAGGACACACACAggtgagaaaccctatgaatgtgaTGAGTGCGGGAGGGCCTTTAGCCAGCGATCAGGCCTGTTCCAGCACCAGAGACTTCACACTGGGGAGAAGCGCTACCAGTGCAGTGTCTGTGGTAAAGCCTTCAGCCAGAATGCTGGGCTTTTCCATCACCtcagaatccacactggagaaaagccttatCAGTGCAATCAGTGCAGCAAGAATTTTAGTCGACGTTCTGTCCTCACTAAGcatcagagaattcacactggagagagacCTTATGAATGTGAAGAGTGTGGCAAGAACTTCATTTACCATTGCAACCTCATACAGCATCGGAAAGTCCACCCTATCACTGAACTGAGGTAG
- the Zscan23 gene encoding zinc finger and SCAN domain-containing protein 23 isoform X1 has protein sequence MATTLALQTELIQGGLLAVKVKEEEKDRACGRKSGLSRSNLHTREFFRRRFRQFCYQETTGPREALQRLQELCHQWLRPEMHSKEQILELLVLEQFLTILPDDLQAWVREHRPMNGDEAVAVLEDLERELDEPGEQVPSHAHKQEIFVTEKATQGAAQESSSGQFQILEKQLQCNLPEACRVQDIDGKAGNWNVELASAKEISKEMKSLIEVPGKLNSDVTKVSECRDTCDHEGKLEKQRVNSSIERPYICGECGKSFTQNSILIEHQRTHTGEKPYECDECGRAFSQRSGLFQHQRLHTGEKRYQCSVCGKAFSQNAGLFHHLRIHTGEKPYQCNQCSKNFSRRSVLTKHQRIHTGERPYECEECGKNFIYHCNLIQHRKVHPITELR, from the exons atggccacaACCTTGGCTCTTCAGACTGAGTTGATCCAGGGAGGACTTCTGGCAGTGAAggtaaaggaagaagagaaggaccGTGCCTGTGGGCGAAAATCTGGCCTGTCAAGAAGTAACCTTCATACCAGAGAGTTCTTCCGTAGACGCTTCAGGCAGTTCTGTTATCAGGAGACCACTGGTCCCCGGGAAGCTCTTCAAAGACTCCAGGAGCTCTGCCATCAGTGGCTGCGGCCTGAGATGCACAGCAAGGAGCAGATCCTGGAGCTGCTGGTGCTGGAGCAGTTTCTAACAATCCTGCCTGATGACCTGCAGGCCTGGGTGAGAGAGCACCGCCCTATGAATGGAGATGAGGCAGTGGCTGTGCTGGAGGATTTGGAGAGAGAGCTGGATGAACCAGGAGAGCAg GTCCCAAGTCATGCTCATAAACAGGAAATATTTGTAACAGAGAAGGCAACTCAAGGAGCAGCCCAGGAGTCATCAAGTGGCCAATTCCAAATCTTGGAAAAGCAGCTGCAGTGTAACTTACCAGAGGCGTGCCGGGTTCAAGACATTG ATGGTAAGGCTGGTAACTGGAATGTGGAGTTAGCTTCCGCAaaagaaatttctaaagaaatgaAATCTCTCATAGAAGTACCTGGAAAACTGAACAGTGATGTTACTAAAGTGTCAGAATGTAGAGACACCTGTGACCACGAGGGCAAATTGGAAAAGCAACGGGTAAACTCTTCAATAGAGAGACCCTATATCTGTGGTGAATGTGGAAAAAGCTTTACCCAGAATTCTATCCTTATCGAGCACCAGAGGACACACACAggtgagaaaccctatgaatgtgaTGAGTGCGGGAGGGCCTTTAGCCAGCGATCAGGCCTGTTCCAGCACCAGAGACTTCACACTGGGGAGAAGCGCTACCAGTGCAGTGTCTGTGGTAAAGCCTTCAGCCAGAATGCTGGGCTTTTCCATCACCtcagaatccacactggagaaaagccttatCAGTGCAATCAGTGCAGCAAGAATTTTAGTCGACGTTCTGTCCTCACTAAGcatcagagaattcacactggagagagacCTTATGAATGTGAAGAGTGTGGCAAGAACTTCATTTACCATTGCAACCTCATACAGCATCGGAAAGTCCACCCTATCACTGAACTGAGGTAG